The genomic stretch GGCGGAGCATGTTGTGCTCGCGATTGGCACCCAGGGTAACCCGAACAAGTTGAGATGCCCCGGTGGCGACCTGCCATTTGTGCAGTACCAGCTTGATGACCCGAAAGAATATTTTGACGAAAACATCATCATTGTCGGTGGTGGTGATGCCGGTATCGAGAACGCGCTGGGCCTGTCTGAAGATGCCGGTCAGGGAAATAATGTTGTCCTGCTGCAAAGGAGCAACGGTTTCCCGCGATCTAAGCCGGCCAATGTATCGCTGCTTGAAGACGCCAAGGCGCAAGGCAAGCTGGACTTCCTGATAGGCACGACGCCGCTCAAGCTGGAGCCCGGCGTGATGACCGTCGAGACACCTGATGGGCAGGCAGAATTGCCTGTAGACCGCGTGATTGCCCGTCTCGGCAGTGCCCCGCCACGTCGCTTTGTTGAAGATATCGGGATTGAATTTACCGGCCCTGACCGGGATGCGCTGCCGGTCCTCTCGGAAGTGTTTGAATCAAGCACACCCGGCATTTTTGTTGTTGGGGCGCTGGCCGGTTATCCGTTGATCAAGCACTGCGCGAACCAGGGCTATGACGTTGTCGAATTTGTCAATGGCAACACTGACCTGAAACCTGCTGATGAACCAATCCTGCGCGATATATTCAAGGACCTGCCCGGCGGCTACGAAGTATCCGAATGGCTGGAAATCCTCCGTAACAAAGTCGATATTTTCCGCGATGTTTCCATCCTTCAGCTGCGTGAATTCATGCTTGAATCCACCATGCACTACAAAAAGAAGGGTGAAGTAGTCTTCAAGCGGAATGAACTGGGTGACTCCCTGTTTGCCGTTGTCGGCGGTACCGTCAATGTAGAGATCAATCCCAACGACCCGAGTATTGTGGTGCCGCTGGGGGACGGGGAAATATTTGGCGAAATCGGCCTGATTTCCGGTCGTCGTCGTGGCGCGACCATCCGGTCAGATGCCCCGTCAATTCTTGTGGAAATGCCGGCGCGCGCCGCTAAAAAACTGATTGCGACAATCCCTTCGGTGAAACGTGCTGTGGATGAAATCGCGACAGAGCGTCAGATCAAACAGATTTTCGGCAACGACATCTCCCCGGAATGGGTCGATCGCCTGAAAGAAACGTCCGAGATGCTGGAATTGAAGTCCGGCGAAACCATTATCCAGGAAGGTGAGGTCAGTACAGACGTCTTCATCATCCGCTCGGGCAGTGTGATTGTTGAGAAAAATATTGGCGGCAAGGAGATCTTCATCTCCTACGTGGCTGCTGGCGCGCTTATCGGTGAGATGGCTTTGTTTGAAGAAGGCAAGCGCACAGCGACGGTTCGCACAACGATCAAATCTGAAATCATCAAATTGCAGGGCGATATTTTCAGCGCCATGATGGAAGAGCGTCCGATGATCCGCAAGCGGATCGAGGAAACGATCGCAGCGCGGCGTGAAGTTAACTCATTCATCGAATCACAAAAGAGCGGTTTTGGTTCTGTTGTGGATATGTATTCCTCAGTCGCCAACTTCCTCCTTGAAGAAGGCCTCGGGGAGGCGACAGACGCCTTGCTGATTGATGAGAGCCTGTGTGTCGGCTGTGACAACTGCGAGGTTGCCTGCGCCGAAACCCATCAGGGTATTTCGCGCCTCGACAGGGAAGCTGGCAAGACCTACGCCAACATTCACGTGCCAACATCCTGTCGCCACTGCGAGCATCCGCATTGTATGGGGGATTGCCCGCCAGATGCCATTCGTCGTGCGCCAGATGGGGAGGTCTTCATCAACGAAACCTGCATCGGGTGCGGCAACTGTCAGCGTAACTGTCCTTACGGCGTTATCCAGATGGAGCGTGTGCCACCCAAAAAGCCGGGGCTGTTACAGTGGCTCCTGTTCGGGGCAGGGCCAGGACCGGGGCAGCCCAGCAAGGCATGGGTCAACAAGGTTTCTTCAGAAGAAGAGAAAACAGGCATGAAGGTCGCGGTGAAATGTGACATGTGCAAAGGGATCAAAGGCGGTCCTGCCTGCGTCAGGGCCTGTCCGACGGGTGCTGCGATCCGGGTTTCACCGGAGCAATATCTCAACGTCGCGCAGCGCAAGGGGTAATCTGAAATGGCTCAGAAAAACGGGAACAAGCGCTCTCATCGTGATGATGCCCAGCATGAGAGTTTCCTGCGGCACCAGAACTTCATGTATCTTAAATGGGCGCTGTTCATCTGCCTGATTGCAGTTGTGGCCTATTTCCTGATTGATCCGACACCGCGCCATAATGGTGGGACATGGTACGGCTACACTATGGGTACGATCGGTGCGCTGCTGATTGTCTGGTTGACCATGCTCGGTGTGCGCAAGCGCGCGATTACGGCCGGCAAGTGGAGTCTGAAAGGCTGGACATCCGCCCACGTATATCTCGGCCTTTCCCTGACCGTTATTGCAACCTTGCATACCGGCTTTCAGTTTGGCTGGAATATCCACACACTAGCCTATGCATTGATGATGCTGGTGATTATCTCCGGCGCGTTCGGCATCTATTTCTATGCCAATATCCCGCGTGCCATGAGTGAAAACAGGGCTGAGACCACGCAGGCGGAAATGATCCAGCTTTTGAATTCTCTGGATGATCAGCTTGAAGATGCGGCCCGACCACTTTCTGCACAATATGTTTCTGACGTTCAGAGTGCCATCAATGACACCAAAATTACTGGTGGTCTGTTCACCCGCTTATCCGGGCGAGTCAATAAATGTGCGACAGCACGGGCGCTGGCAAGGCTGCGTGATGCCGCAGACGGCTCCGGCGGGACAATGGTTGATCAGTATGGTGAAGACCTGAGCTCTGCCATCAGCATTCTCGACAGAAAGTCTGTGATGCTGAACCGTGTGCGGCGACACATCCGGTACAAGTCATTGCTCGAATTGTGGCTCTATATTCACGTGCCTGCGACAATATTTCTCCTGGCTGCACTGACAGCTCATATTCTTAGCGTATTCTTCTACTGGTAGGGCGGTCATGACTTTTATCATCAGAAAAATTCGACGTCGTCCCAATGGTCAGGAAGTGGTTCGTGATCAACCTGTCAACAAAACAGAGTTGACGGTCGGCAGGGCGACAGAATGCGACATATACCTGCCGGACCTGACAGTCAGTCTCAATCACGCGACGATTGAAGCTGCCGGGACCAGCATTCGCGTACAGGCCACCAGCGACAGGCCGATCAAGGCAAAAGGTAAATTCGGGACCAGGTTCGTCTTCCCCTCAAAGGATGAAACCACCATCAAGATTGGTCCTTACCAGATCAAAATTTACAAGGAAGACGGCAATGATGCGATCATTGTCGCGACCGAGCGGACAGAAGAAAAAAGCCAGATGCTTCAGCCAGAGGATGAAGAGAAGATCTTCAGCCTCAAGAAAGCTGTCATTGGCAAACGCTCCCATGCCTGGTTCTGGGCATTGGTGACCCTGTTTGTGGCCGTCGTAGCGCCGCTTTATTATTTCTATAGCGACCGTAAGGCTGATGTCTCTAACCCGATTGAGATTCGGGCAGACCAGGAATTGATCGGCACACGTGTAGATCAGCTCTGGCTTTCCGGGCCAATGTCACTGGCACATACCAGTCTGGCTGATAACTGTAATGCGTGTCACCTTAATGCCTTTGAATCCGTACAGGATGTGACCTGCCTGTCATCCGGCTGTCATGATGGTATCAGAAACCACGCCGAGCAGGATGATCTCTGGGCCTCCAAGCCGCCTTTGTCTGCCGGTGAGGAAATCCTCCGCACCGTGGCACAGGCCACCGGCAAGAACGAGATGGCCTGTGGTTCGTGTCACATGGAGCATAACGGGCGTGAGGGGATCATCCTCACTTCTGAAAATACATGTAATGATTGCCATGCCGAGATGGACACCAGGCTAGCCAGCACAGAGCTGATCAACGTCAGTCACTTTGATGTTGACCATCCAAATTTCCGACCCACAGTGATCACGGAGCCTCATTTTGATAATCCGGTGACCGCGCGGATCAGTCTTGACGACAATCCGAAGTCATATTCCGGTCTGAAATTCCCCCATGATATTCACCTCGAGGCAGGCGGGGCCGTTGCCAAACAGGCAATCGACCTTGCTGATGAATGGGGATTTGAAGAGGTTCTGGGGTGCGAGGACTGTCACCAGACAAACGCAGCCGGTGCCCTCTTCCTGCCTGTAAACATGGAAGAGAATTGTGGCATGTGCCACTCTCTCGCGTTCGATCAGGACCCTGAAACGGGTTATGTCCGGACATTGCGCCATGGCGAGCCGCAGGATGTGATCGCCAGTATGCAGGATTTCTACAACTCCTCTGCTGCACGCCTCTTTGATGAAGCAAACACAGGTGGGTCCACGCGCCGCCGCCCTGGCGATGTTGCGCAGTTGCGGGAAGATAACAGGCTTGTCGACTCTCTTGTCTTTGCAAGTGACCGTGCGAAACAGCGCGTTGCAGAAATCTTCAACGAAGGCGGTGCCTGTTATGACTGCCACGTTGTTGTTGAGCCGGAAGATGGTGATCCGTTGAAATATGATATTTCACACGTATCCGTCGAAGAGCAATTCATGACGAAAACGACTTTCCACCACGAAAGCCACGACTTCATGAACTGCCTCGACTGCCACGAGGCTGAGACATCAGACAGTGCAACGGATGTGCTGCTACCCGGCATTGATAACTGTCTCGACTGTCACCGCGGCGAGACGACGGTGAACTTCATCCCGTCCAGTTGCCTGATGTGCCATGAATATCATGATGATACCCATCAGCCATTCATGACACCACACAACTCCTCGCGGTCACGCCACGCTTCCTTGTGGCCACGACGCGAAGATGCCGTCGCCTCAGCCGATGACAGCCTGCCACAAAGTGTTGTTGTTGCGGCTGACACAATGGATGTTATGCAGGATTGATAGTATTCACCCGGTCAGGCTTCATACAGATTGACTGGGTGCCGCAGCCAGCTAGATAATTGAGATTATGATAACTGAGATTGGTCACTATGCGCTGGTGCTTGCCCTCATTGTGGCAATCGGTCAGACAATCATCCCCCTTCGGGCCGCCCATATTGGCGATAACAAGGGTATGGCGTTTGCCAAAAACGCGAGCATGGCGCAGTTCATTCTGGTGCTGGTCGCGTTTCTGGCTCTTATGCATGCCTATGTAACTTCGGACTTCAGCGTCGAGAATGTCTATCAGAACAGCCACTCGGAAAAGCCGATGATCTACAAGATCGCCGGTGTCTGGGGAAACCATGAAGGCTCGATGGTTCTCTGGATATTGATGCTGTCTTTTCTGGGTGCCCTGGTTGGTCTCTTTGGCGGTAATCTGCCACCCTCCCTGCAGGCGCGCGTCCTTGGTGTTCAGGCCCTGATCGGTGCTTGTTTTCTGGCTTTTTCCCTGTTCACATCCAACCCCTTTCTCCGGATGGACCCTGTGCCGGTCAATGGGACAGACCTGAATCCGCTATTGCAGGACCCTGGTCTCGCTTTTCACCCACCATTTTTGTATCTGGGTTATGTGGGCATGTCCGTCGCGTTTTCTTTCAGTGTGGCAGCCCTTCTTGAAGGTCGCGTGGACCCTGCATGGGCCCGCTGGGTTCGCCCGTGGACCTTACTCGCATGGTCAAGTCTCACCCTTGGCATCGCCATGGGATCATGGTGGGCCTATTATGAACTCGGCTGGGGCGGCTACTGGTTCTGGGATCCGGTTGAAAACGCTTCTCTCATGCCCTGGCTTGCCGGCACAGCACTGCTCCACAGCGCTATTGTGGTCGAGAAGCGCAACACGCTGAAGCTCTGGACCATTTTGATGGCCATTACCGCGTTCTCGACGTCATTGCTTGGCACATTCGTGGTGCGCTCAGGCGTTCTGACAAGTGTGCACTCATTCGCCAATGACCCGGACCGGGGCGTTCTGCTGTTGGGAATTTGTATTCTCCTCACAGGCGGGGCGTTTGTTCTATACGCCCTGAAGGGACACGCCATGAAAGCGGGCGGGACTTTTCAGACGGTCAGTCGTGAGTCAGCCCTTATACTGAACAATCTGTTGCTTTCCGTCATTCTGTTCATCGTGCTCATTGGCACCTTCTGGCCGACTATTGCCGAATTGATGACTGGTGAGCGGATCACTGTTGGCCCGCCATATTACAACATCCTGACTATTCCGCTGATGATGCTTCTCGCGGCGGTTATGGCTTTCGGCATTCTGCTGCCCTGGAAGAGGGGAGACATGAAAACCGTTTCAGGCCGTCTCAAATGGGCTGGGGGCCTGACGGTCATATTCACACTCACCGCCTTTTACCTGTCCGGGTTCACCAACATTCTGGCCATCGTTGGCTGTCTGATTGGTTTCTGGATCATGCTGAGTACACTGACGGATGTCGCGCTGCGCATG from Parvularcula sp. IMCC14364 encodes the following:
- a CDS encoding NAD(P)-binding domain-containing protein, which produces MGQLYKIAIVGSGPAGLSAAVHAAKLGISHVLLEKTDHLSDTIYKYQKGKYVMATPEVLVLRSDISFQAGKREEILGTWDSESEFHQTNVQYNADVNKITGERGNFKIETAAGDTIMAEHVVLAIGTQGNPNKLRCPGGDLPFVQYQLDDPKEYFDENIIIVGGGDAGIENALGLSEDAGQGNNVVLLQRSNGFPRSKPANVSLLEDAKAQGKLDFLIGTTPLKLEPGVMTVETPDGQAELPVDRVIARLGSAPPRRFVEDIGIEFTGPDRDALPVLSEVFESSTPGIFVVGALAGYPLIKHCANQGYDVVEFVNGNTDLKPADEPILRDIFKDLPGGYEVSEWLEILRNKVDIFRDVSILQLREFMLESTMHYKKKGEVVFKRNELGDSLFAVVGGTVNVEINPNDPSIVVPLGDGEIFGEIGLISGRRRGATIRSDAPSILVEMPARAAKKLIATIPSVKRAVDEIATERQIKQIFGNDISPEWVDRLKETSEMLELKSGETIIQEGEVSTDVFIIRSGSVIVEKNIGGKEIFISYVAAGALIGEMALFEEGKRTATVRTTIKSEIIKLQGDIFSAMMEERPMIRKRIEETIAARREVNSFIESQKSGFGSVVDMYSSVANFLLEEGLGEATDALLIDESLCVGCDNCEVACAETHQGISRLDREAGKTYANIHVPTSCRHCEHPHCMGDCPPDAIRRAPDGEVFINETCIGCGNCQRNCPYGVIQMERVPPKKPGLLQWLLFGAGPGPGQPSKAWVNKVSSEEEKTGMKVAVKCDMCKGIKGGPACVRACPTGAAIRVSPEQYLNVAQRKG
- a CDS encoding cytochrome c3 family protein, which encodes MTFIIRKIRRRPNGQEVVRDQPVNKTELTVGRATECDIYLPDLTVSLNHATIEAAGTSIRVQATSDRPIKAKGKFGTRFVFPSKDETTIKIGPYQIKIYKEDGNDAIIVATERTEEKSQMLQPEDEEKIFSLKKAVIGKRSHAWFWALVTLFVAVVAPLYYFYSDRKADVSNPIEIRADQELIGTRVDQLWLSGPMSLAHTSLADNCNACHLNAFESVQDVTCLSSGCHDGIRNHAEQDDLWASKPPLSAGEEILRTVAQATGKNEMACGSCHMEHNGREGIILTSENTCNDCHAEMDTRLASTELINVSHFDVDHPNFRPTVITEPHFDNPVTARISLDDNPKSYSGLKFPHDIHLEAGGAVAKQAIDLADEWGFEEVLGCEDCHQTNAAGALFLPVNMEENCGMCHSLAFDQDPETGYVRTLRHGEPQDVIASMQDFYNSSAARLFDEANTGGSTRRRPGDVAQLREDNRLVDSLVFASDRAKQRVAEIFNEGGACYDCHVVVEPEDGDPLKYDISHVSVEEQFMTKTTFHHESHDFMNCLDCHEAETSDSATDVLLPGIDNCLDCHRGETTVNFIPSSCLMCHEYHDDTHQPFMTPHNSSRSRHASLWPRREDAVASADDSLPQSVVVAADTMDVMQD
- a CDS encoding heme lyase CcmF/NrfE family subunit; translation: MITEIGHYALVLALIVAIGQTIIPLRAAHIGDNKGMAFAKNASMAQFILVLVAFLALMHAYVTSDFSVENVYQNSHSEKPMIYKIAGVWGNHEGSMVLWILMLSFLGALVGLFGGNLPPSLQARVLGVQALIGACFLAFSLFTSNPFLRMDPVPVNGTDLNPLLQDPGLAFHPPFLYLGYVGMSVAFSFSVAALLEGRVDPAWARWVRPWTLLAWSSLTLGIAMGSWWAYYELGWGGYWFWDPVENASLMPWLAGTALLHSAIVVEKRNTLKLWTILMAITAFSTSLLGTFVVRSGVLTSVHSFANDPDRGVLLLGICILLTGGAFVLYALKGHAMKAGGTFQTVSRESALILNNLLLSVILFIVLIGTFWPTIAELMTGERITVGPPYYNILTIPLMMLLAAVMAFGILLPWKRGDMKTVSGRLKWAGGLTVIFTLTAFYLSGFTNILAIVGCLIGFWIMLSTLTDVALRMKLFQTPVKTSLNRAAGFPRAFWGGSLAHFGVGVCIIGMVGTSLWVTEEQTIMKPGDVIDVADYQLRMERIEILNIANYETEMATFSLIKDGTVISMVQPERRWYPVAQQQTVEAAILPRWSSDIYVAIGEPRGENNEARIVRAYYHPLVMYLWGGSVLMAFGGIVSLTDRRYRVGAPKPKQAKSTAPQGNTSPVAVPAE